A stretch of Vibrio maritimus DNA encodes these proteins:
- the rodA gene encoding rod shape-determining protein RodA, protein MRFDPSTGQSRVMFERFHIDLPLVLGVLALMGFGLVVMYSASGQSMAMMDRQAMRMVLALVVMVVLAQISPRTYESLAPLMFFAGVLLLFGVLFFGEASKGAQRWLNLGFVRFQPSELLKLAVPLMVARYIGKRSLPITFQTLIISLVMVFVPTVLIAKQPDLGTSILIAASGIFVIFLAGISWKIIFGAAMALGAFVPVLWFFLMREYQKVRVRTLFDPESDPLGAGYHIIQSKIAIGSGGIAGKGWMQGTQSQLEFLPERHTDFIFAVIAEEWGMVGILILLALYLFIIGRGLYLASSAQTAFGRMMAGSIVLSFFVYVFVNIGMVSGILPVVGVPLPLISYGGTSMVTLMAGFGILMSIHTHRKAFSKAT, encoded by the coding sequence ATGAGATTTGATCCTTCCACCGGTCAAAGCCGAGTGATGTTTGAGCGCTTTCACATCGACCTCCCCCTTGTGCTTGGCGTTTTAGCCCTTATGGGATTTGGCTTAGTCGTCATGTACAGTGCCAGTGGGCAAAGTATGGCAATGATGGACAGACAGGCGATGCGCATGGTGCTGGCACTGGTTGTAATGGTCGTGCTAGCTCAAATTTCACCACGGACTTACGAAAGCCTGGCACCTCTGATGTTCTTTGCCGGCGTGTTACTTCTATTTGGGGTACTGTTTTTCGGTGAAGCCTCTAAAGGCGCTCAGCGCTGGCTAAACCTAGGGTTCGTTCGCTTTCAACCTTCGGAGCTTCTCAAACTCGCCGTACCACTCATGGTCGCTCGCTACATAGGTAAGCGCTCACTACCAATTACATTCCAAACCTTGATCATTTCCCTGGTCATGGTGTTTGTCCCGACAGTTTTGATCGCTAAACAGCCAGATTTGGGGACTTCTATCCTGATCGCTGCATCAGGCATCTTTGTTATCTTCTTGGCGGGTATCAGCTGGAAGATTATCTTTGGTGCTGCTATGGCTCTCGGCGCTTTTGTGCCTGTGCTTTGGTTCTTCCTCATGCGCGAATACCAAAAGGTTCGTGTAAGAACGCTGTTTGACCCAGAGTCTGATCCGCTTGGTGCTGGCTATCATATTATCCAAAGTAAGATCGCGATTGGCTCCGGTGGTATTGCCGGTAAAGGTTGGATGCAGGGAACTCAGTCTCAGTTAGAATTCCTACCAGAGCGCCATACCGACTTTATCTTTGCTGTGATTGCTGAAGAATGGGGAATGGTAGGCATTCTGATTCTTTTAGCACTTTACCTGTTCATTATTGGGCGCGGTTTGTATCTCGCCAGCTCTGCTCAAACTGCATTCGGTCGAATGATGGCTGGCAGTATCGTACTGAGCTTCTTCGTTTATGTTTTTGTAAATATTGGTATGGTGAGCGGTATATTACCGGTTGTTGGTGTACCATTGCCGCTCATTAGTTACGGTGGAACCTCCATGGTGACTCTGATGGCTGGTTTTGGCATCTTAATGTCCATACATACACACAGAAAAGCATTCTCAAAGGCAACTTAA
- a CDS encoding septal ring lytic transglycosylase RlpA family protein: MNKRNFQWRDQLNWLWLALGVAVLAGCSSSDSRYDIKDDVAPSTPISVDHIEGAQPKYEPYSLGGNKNYTLRGKSYTVVKDAEGFKESGQASWYGKKFHGHLTSNGEVYDMYSMSAAHKTLPLPSYVKVKNLDNGKETIVRVNDRGPFHDGRIIDLSYAAASKLDVIKTGTANVEIEVIIVEKPSSQHKLDQHPEYTIQVAASPHKDRIDELSKQLAEKLSVETFLTPVNSNYRLMLGPFKDYKQTQDVLEQVQKIGYPSAFVKKL, from the coding sequence ATGAACAAACGGAATTTTCAATGGCGTGACCAACTCAACTGGCTTTGGCTAGCATTAGGTGTCGCCGTTCTTGCGGGATGCTCATCATCGGACAGTCGTTATGACATCAAAGATGATGTCGCACCTTCAACGCCAATTTCGGTTGACCATATTGAAGGAGCTCAGCCAAAGTATGAGCCATACAGTTTAGGTGGTAACAAGAACTATACGTTACGTGGCAAGAGCTATACCGTTGTTAAAGATGCCGAGGGTTTCAAAGAGAGTGGCCAAGCATCCTGGTACGGTAAGAAGTTTCACGGTCACTTAACGTCAAATGGCGAAGTGTATGACATGTACTCCATGTCAGCGGCGCACAAAACGCTTCCATTGCCGAGCTACGTCAAAGTGAAAAACCTCGACAATGGCAAAGAGACGATTGTTCGTGTTAATGACCGCGGACCTTTCCATGATGGACGCATCATCGACTTAAGCTATGCCGCAGCGAGCAAACTCGACGTAATTAAAACTGGCACGGCAAACGTTGAAATTGAAGTTATCATCGTCGAAAAACCGTCGAGTCAGCATAAACTCGACCAACATCCTGAATACACGATCCAAGTGGCGGCATCGCCACACAAGGATCGCATCGATGAATTGTCAAAGCAGTTGGCAGAAAAGCTATCCGTCGAGACCTTCTTAACCCCTGTGAACAGTAACTACCGCTTGATGTTAGGTCCGTTTAAAGACTACAAGCAGACGCAGGACGTGCTAGAACAGGTGCAAAAGATTGGTTATCCCTCAGCTTTCGTCAAAAAACTGTAA